CGTTGCTGGTCACGCGCAGCGAAGAGGGCATGACGCTGTTCCGCCCCGAAGGCGCCCTCAACGTGCCGACGCAGGCGCGCGAGGTGTTCGACGTCTCGGGCGCCGGCGACACGGTGATCGGTACGCTGGGACTCGGCCTGGCCGCCGGGCTCGACCTGCCGGCGGCAATGAAGCTCGCCAACGCGGCGGCCGGCGTCGTCGTCGCCAAGCTCGGCACCGCGGTGTGCCGCCAGGACGAGCTGTTCTCGGCCTGAGGCTCGGCCAACCTTCTCGTGCAAGGAGCGACGATGGACGACTGGGTGAACTCGGTACTTGAATGCTGGTTTGGTGGCTCGGATGAGGCTTCCTTGTCAGCGCCGCGCGACGCGTGGTTCCGCAAGGACGACGCGTTCGACGCCGAGCTGCGCGAACGTTTCCTCGGTCTGTGGCAATCGATGACCGACGGAGAAAGGTTGGCCGAGGCCGACAGCCCGCGCGCCGCGCTCGCGCAGCTGATCGTATTGGATCAGTTCCCGCGCAACCTTTTCAGGGGCGACGCGCGCGCGTTCGCCAGCGACGCCGCCGCACGACAACTGGCGAAGCACGCCGTCGCCGAGGGCTGGGATGAACAACTGCCGCCGGTCGCACGCTGGTTTGTGTATTTGCCTTTCGAGCACAGCGAAGACCTCGCCGACCAGCACAAGGCGAGCCGCCTGTTCGAAGCCTTGCCCGACGGCAGCCCGGGCTACGCCGGCGTGATCGACTACGCGCACCGCCACCGCGACATCGTCGCGCGCT
This DNA window, taken from Crenobacter cavernae, encodes the following:
- a CDS encoding DUF924 family protein, whose protein sequence is MDDWVNSVLECWFGGSDEASLSAPRDAWFRKDDAFDAELRERFLGLWQSMTDGERLAEADSPRAALAQLIVLDQFPRNLFRGDARAFASDAAARQLAKHAVAEGWDEQLPPVARWFVYLPFEHSEDLADQHKASRLFEALPDGSPGYAGVIDYAHRHRDIVARFGRFPHRNAVLGRPDTPEEAAFLEQPGSSF